The following proteins come from a genomic window of Leptospira bandrabouensis:
- a CDS encoding acyl-CoA desaturase, with amino-acid sequence MNSSSTVEPVVKEQAPLLFLILFFLVQATVLTVFTVPFSWSLVWLAVGSYFLRMFGITAAYHRYFSHASFKTSRVFQFILAWIGAMSMQKGPLWWAAHHRNHHKYSDTEKDIHSPSRKGFWYSHMLWFLRNDYNDYEAKLIPDFYKYPELRFLDRNHWIPPLSYAILLYLVGGWAWLVYGYAVSTFFLGHATWTINSLSHVFGSVRYDSRDTSKNNLWLALLTMGEGWHNNHHYYCSSANQGFYWYEVDVSYYILKVLSWFGIVWDLKKPPKKVIEEGLLRDREQKATKRFIKESKQPSKFKNKTEVLSI; translated from the coding sequence ATGAATTCTTCTTCTACTGTTGAGCCAGTTGTCAAAGAACAGGCTCCTTTGCTTTTTCTAATTTTATTTTTTTTAGTCCAAGCTACCGTCCTTACCGTTTTCACCGTTCCCTTTTCTTGGTCCCTTGTTTGGTTGGCCGTTGGATCCTACTTCCTTAGGATGTTTGGAATCACTGCCGCATACCATCGCTATTTTTCCCATGCCTCCTTTAAAACTTCCCGGGTTTTCCAATTTATTTTGGCTTGGATCGGGGCAATGTCTATGCAGAAGGGTCCTCTTTGGTGGGCGGCACACCATAGAAACCACCATAAATACTCCGACACGGAAAAAGACATTCATTCTCCCAGTCGAAAGGGTTTTTGGTACTCCCATATGTTATGGTTTTTAAGAAACGATTATAACGATTATGAAGCCAAACTAATCCCTGATTTTTATAAATATCCGGAGCTTCGTTTTTTAGATCGTAATCATTGGATTCCACCACTTTCTTACGCCATCTTACTTTACCTAGTGGGTGGATGGGCTTGGCTTGTTTACGGTTATGCGGTTTCTACTTTCTTTTTGGGACATGCTACCTGGACCATCAACTCGCTTTCCCATGTGTTTGGTTCTGTGAGATATGATTCCAGAGATACCAGTAAAAATAATCTATGGCTTGCCCTTCTGACCATGGGAGAAGGTTGGCATAACAATCATCACTACTACTGCTCTTCTGCAAACCAAGGTTTCTATTGGTATGAAGTGGATGTTTCTTATTATATTTTAAAAGTACTCAGTTGGTTTGGAATTGTTTGGGATTTAAAAAAACCACCTAAAAAAGTGATTGAGGAAGGACTTCTTCGTGATCGGGAGCAAAAAGCAACAAAACGATTCATAAAAGAATCGAAACAACCTTCTAAGTTTAAAAACAAAACAGAGGTATTGTCTATCTAG
- a CDS encoding aspartate kinase, with protein sequence MSSKIVVQKYGGTSVGDTTKIQNVAKRIKRYHDEGQKVAVVVSAMGHTTDELVDLADQISKNPPKREMDMLLSTGEQVSIALLAIALNELGVPAQSFTGSQLKILTDGNFSNGKIEMIDRSRIDEAFNKGKVVIVAGFQGIDKDENIVTLGRGGSDTSAVALAAALGADECEIYTDVDGVYTADPRKIPTAKMHKQITYEEMLELASLGAGVLHSRSVELGMNYNVVIHVRSSFHDKPGTLVMSEDKIMEKMKVSGVTAKGDQARVTIADVKDKPGIAAELFTQLSNKDVIVDVIVQSSPRDGINTISFTIAKKDISAAKPIIDAYAKDHGNGKAEIDENISIVSAVGVGMKSHVGVAAKMFQSLAEKNINIEMISTSEIKISCVIKQNQAEDAVKALHTTFIG encoded by the coding sequence ATGTCATCGAAAATCGTTGTCCAAAAATACGGTGGAACCTCCGTTGGTGACACCACCAAAATCCAAAATGTGGCCAAACGTATCAAACGTTACCACGACGAAGGCCAAAAAGTAGCCGTTGTAGTTTCTGCAATGGGACATACTACTGACGAACTTGTCGATTTGGCTGACCAAATTTCTAAAAATCCTCCTAAACGAGAAATGGACATGTTGCTTTCGACAGGGGAACAAGTGTCGATCGCACTTCTTGCCATTGCTCTGAATGAACTCGGAGTTCCAGCTCAATCCTTTACTGGTTCCCAATTAAAAATCTTAACGGATGGAAACTTCTCGAACGGTAAGATCGAAATGATTGATCGATCTCGTATCGATGAAGCCTTTAACAAAGGTAAGGTGGTCATTGTTGCTGGTTTCCAAGGAATCGATAAAGACGAAAACATTGTCACCTTGGGACGTGGAGGAAGTGATACTTCAGCCGTAGCTCTTGCTGCTGCGCTTGGTGCTGATGAATGTGAAATTTATACGGACGTTGATGGTGTTTACACTGCCGATCCAAGAAAAATTCCGACTGCAAAGATGCACAAACAAATCACTTACGAAGAAATGTTGGAGCTGGCAAGCCTTGGTGCTGGAGTCCTTCACTCTCGAAGTGTAGAATTAGGTATGAACTATAACGTGGTGATCCACGTAAGATCCAGTTTCCACGACAAACCGGGAACTTTAGTGATGAGTGAGGACAAAATTATGGAAAAAATGAAAGTGAGTGGAGTGACTGCCAAAGGTGACCAAGCTCGAGTGACCATTGCCGATGTAAAAGACAAACCTGGAATTGCTGCAGAGTTATTCACTCAATTGTCGAATAAAGATGTAATTGTGGATGTGATTGTTCAATCTTCTCCTAGAGATGGAATCAATACCATTTCCTTTACCATTGCCAAAAAAGACATTTCTGCTGCGAAACCAATCATTGATGCCTATGCAAAAGATCATGGAAATGGAAAAGCTGAAATCGATGAAAACATTTCCATCGTATCGGCAGTTGGTGTGGGAATGAAATCTCATGTAGGTGTGGCAGCGAAGATGTTCCAATCCCTTGCGGAAAAAAACATCAATATTGAAATGATCTCTACTTCAGAGATTAAAATTTCTTGTGTCATCAAACAAAACCAAGCGGAAGACGCAGTAAAGGCTTTACACACTACGTTCATCGGATAA
- a CDS encoding putative peptidyl-prolyl cis-trans isomerase: MQKGSRMARVFVLFFASVFVFSLLFTPLISLSSYESLNSVLAIVGPRSISSLDYEEGVERYKNLSRFFPNYRKKGSLHSQVIDFLIDRAVVDNVADEESVQVNEKRIEAEIQKRMEAQGITDLEQFKKSVQAQFNLPYEVWLEDLPYQIKKGQLLQIKVSPPLPSEQEVQSWYNKNKAKVGSEFKFREIVFSPANSSIDEESRVFNELTEIRNKSLKDPSFFKLVASGPRNESRYRLNGGLVNWVPTFELYKSQPTTASVLAQVGGQGKISEVFRDDRKRYCLVFVEGMRPTPLDAVRKGIQGFLFREKEQTSFEEWVSNTRKNTSISIFDPIYIKEHNINNPEEKYNTD; this comes from the coding sequence ATGCAAAAAGGATCACGAATGGCTCGAGTTTTCGTTTTGTTTTTTGCATCGGTTTTTGTCTTTAGCCTTCTTTTTACCCCTCTCATCAGTTTAAGTTCTTACGAATCTCTAAATTCCGTTTTAGCCATTGTTGGCCCAAGATCCATTTCTAGTTTGGATTATGAAGAAGGAGTCGAACGTTATAAAAACCTATCTCGTTTTTTTCCCAACTATCGCAAAAAAGGATCTCTACATTCTCAAGTTATCGATTTTCTTATTGATAGAGCTGTCGTAGATAATGTTGCAGATGAGGAATCCGTTCAGGTAAACGAAAAACGAATCGAAGCTGAAATTCAAAAAAGAATGGAAGCACAAGGAATCACTGACTTAGAACAATTTAAGAAATCAGTTCAAGCCCAATTTAACTTACCGTACGAAGTTTGGTTAGAAGATTTACCTTACCAAATCAAAAAAGGACAACTCTTACAAATTAAAGTTAGTCCTCCCTTACCTTCGGAACAAGAAGTTCAATCATGGTATAACAAAAACAAGGCGAAGGTTGGTTCGGAATTCAAATTCCGCGAGATTGTTTTTTCACCAGCCAACTCTTCCATCGATGAAGAATCAAGAGTGTTCAATGAACTTACAGAAATACGAAATAAATCTTTAAAAGATCCTTCCTTTTTTAAGTTAGTTGCCTCAGGTCCCAGAAATGAATCTAGATACCGATTGAATGGGGGACTTGTCAATTGGGTTCCCACTTTTGAATTGTATAAATCGCAACCAACTACGGCTTCCGTATTGGCGCAAGTTGGTGGTCAGGGAAAAATTTCTGAAGTGTTCCGAGATGATCGCAAAAGATACTGTTTGGTTTTTGTTGAAGGAATGAGACCTACTCCTCTTGATGCTGTTAGAAAAGGAATTCAAGGATTTTTATTTCGAGAAAAAGAACAAACTTCCTTTGAAGAATGGGTTTCCAATACACGAAAAAATACTTCTATCTCCATCTTTGATCCCATTTATATCAAAGAACATAACATCAATAATCCGGAAGAAAAATACAATACAGATTGA
- a CDS encoding spiro-SPASM protein: MMNKKEYNPSFAAVYLEPKSIQFLDQNFKIELWEEFLNRLLQVFPEIPVHINSNPSLSEKLNSTSLKKGIIVHEDVSKEYDFLLKLGKLLPESKFKDPDWDEVCFLYFTGISPLLDIHLTETAWNRHKNFFSQYSYSENLPPGLTPTIMTREFLTSLPDTLTTDIHSFFLKNINQYDVDIFYKAPDLRQLRLDFRLASIRSLTLIQGLLPMGESLSYDNLLTKLKENPQIFRSAPSYLEWEIYKGCELKCTFCPREFVDLANDRSFVSLEDVKSTITKLNTELTSPITISLSGNGEPLLHPDFKNVVTEILKLNLLNELIIETALYTNTDSLLSLIEGLSPYDKEKLCVIVNVTTLKPEVYKSLYGKPELEKVLDTVDLLTKALPNKSLHVQMIKMKEVEEEIDPYFTFFEKKGINVILQKYNTFANKLSERRVSDLTPIHRDFCWHLVRDLSLSVDGTVSICKQNQTEVVGNLYNETLGDVWQKGLDFFKHSFHGEHDKIPAPCLNCDEWYTFNA, translated from the coding sequence ATGATGAATAAAAAGGAATATAATCCAAGTTTTGCGGCTGTTTACTTAGAACCTAAGTCCATTCAATTTTTAGATCAGAATTTTAAAATAGAATTGTGGGAAGAGTTTTTAAATCGCCTCTTACAAGTTTTCCCTGAAATTCCAGTTCATATCAATTCCAACCCCTCACTTTCTGAAAAATTAAATTCTACTTCCTTAAAAAAAGGGATCATAGTTCACGAAGATGTTTCCAAGGAATATGATTTTCTCCTCAAATTAGGAAAACTTTTACCAGAGTCAAAGTTTAAAGATCCAGATTGGGATGAGGTTTGTTTTCTATATTTCACAGGGATTTCTCCCTTACTGGATATTCACCTAACAGAAACAGCTTGGAACCGTCACAAAAACTTTTTTAGTCAGTATTCTTATTCAGAAAACTTACCGCCAGGGCTCACACCCACAATCATGACTCGTGAATTCCTGACTTCTTTACCGGACACACTAACCACCGACATCCATTCGTTTTTTCTAAAGAATATCAACCAATACGATGTTGATATTTTTTACAAAGCACCTGACCTTCGCCAACTTCGTTTAGATTTTCGATTGGCATCCATTCGTTCTTTAACTCTCATCCAAGGTTTGTTACCTATGGGAGAAAGTTTATCATACGACAATCTGCTTACCAAATTAAAAGAAAATCCGCAGATATTTCGCAGTGCCCCTTCTTATTTGGAATGGGAAATTTACAAAGGTTGTGAACTTAAGTGTACATTCTGTCCGCGTGAGTTCGTCGACTTAGCCAATGATAGAAGTTTTGTTTCTTTAGAAGATGTAAAATCAACTATTACCAAATTAAATACAGAACTGACTTCCCCGATTACCATCAGCCTTTCTGGAAATGGAGAGCCTCTCCTCCATCCTGATTTTAAAAATGTTGTTACAGAAATTTTAAAATTAAATTTACTGAATGAACTGATTATCGAAACAGCACTCTACACAAATACAGACTCATTGTTGTCGCTTATAGAAGGTTTAAGTCCTTACGATAAAGAAAAACTTTGTGTCATCGTCAATGTAACCACTTTAAAACCAGAGGTTTATAAATCCTTATATGGAAAACCAGAACTGGAAAAAGTACTAGATACGGTTGATTTACTTACGAAAGCCCTTCCCAACAAATCATTACATGTGCAGATGATCAAGATGAAGGAAGTGGAAGAAGAGATTGATCCGTATTTTACCTTCTTTGAGAAAAAAGGAATCAATGTGATTCTACAAAAATACAATACATTTGCAAACAAACTCTCGGAACGTCGAGTCAGTGATCTCACTCCGATTCATAGAGATTTTTGTTGGCATTTGGTGCGAGATTTATCTCTTTCCGTAGATGGTACGGTTTCCATCTGCAAACAAAACCAAACGGAAGTGGTTGGAAATTTATATAACGAAACTCTCGGCGATGTTTGGCAAAAAGGATTGGATTTTTTTAAACATAGCTTTCATGGTGAACACGATAAAATTCCTGCCCCTTGTTTGAATTGTGATGAGTGGTATACTTTCAACGCTTGA
- a CDS encoding cytidylyltransferase domain-containing protein, with protein sequence MSGILSTLDCFAFIQARLGSTRFPKKILKSIPEGSNTSVLCHIHNRLSTIFPNEQIVFLVPEGDTELIAFLNKKHYQYFVGSETDVRDRFRKACLHFQAKHIFRLTGDNPFIDLESIRYLYEAITYISDRYYSLSMVGLPLGMGVECFSANSLLFDLDGYAPERHTEHVSLHIKEHPEIHKQFRLSAPHLNQFTDINPSSLRITVDESKDYELVCSLWEKLGTKDPFFGAKEVIQLANDQPEVFLVNASVEQVTFSLPKTNRESKPVRIVYGEPSLFGSGHSERCKSLSVFLEMNGYDLILADKPDLQSKHLPQILDIRENEFPLNHLFYIDNLHHLPTEANSSFFLPNPVAPIKQGDPISYFSSPLSEWDWNQSTIPGRILVYAGNLGKEESEQIDRYVLQFLNSNVYSEKTNISSVIRIGGTPPINKEVQYIQRVSYIEFLKQIQRSEVVLTYFGQTMMESLSNGKKVCLLGITPVHESLGKFAEKELGIPYLGSFFELNENNQFPKVFPHTKLKLVRDAHLKILKWLESIYES encoded by the coding sequence ATGAGTGGTATACTTTCAACGCTTGATTGTTTTGCCTTTATTCAGGCAAGACTAGGTTCCACACGGTTTCCAAAAAAAATTTTAAAGTCCATCCCAGAAGGATCCAATACTTCGGTTCTTTGTCATATCCACAATCGGCTTTCTACCATCTTCCCAAATGAACAGATTGTTTTTTTGGTTCCTGAAGGGGATACAGAACTCATTGCATTTCTAAATAAAAAACATTACCAATACTTTGTTGGATCAGAAACTGATGTTCGAGATAGATTTCGCAAAGCATGTCTTCATTTCCAAGCCAAACATATATTTCGCCTAACAGGAGATAATCCCTTCATTGATTTAGAATCTATACGTTATTTATACGAAGCGATCACCTATATTTCTGATCGTTATTATAGTCTATCGATGGTTGGATTACCATTGGGAATGGGTGTAGAATGTTTTTCTGCGAATTCTCTATTGTTTGATTTGGATGGTTATGCACCCGAACGACATACAGAACATGTTTCTCTTCATATAAAAGAACATCCAGAAATCCATAAACAATTTCGTTTGTCGGCCCCACATCTCAATCAGTTCACAGATATCAATCCAAGTTCTCTTCGAATCACTGTTGATGAATCCAAAGATTATGAACTGGTTTGTTCCTTGTGGGAAAAGTTAGGCACGAAAGATCCTTTCTTTGGTGCCAAAGAAGTGATCCAACTGGCAAATGACCAACCAGAAGTTTTTTTGGTGAACGCTTCTGTCGAACAAGTTACTTTTTCTTTACCAAAAACTAATCGAGAGTCCAAACCAGTGCGGATTGTCTACGGAGAACCTTCTCTCTTTGGAAGTGGACACTCGGAACGATGTAAATCTTTGTCTGTATTTTTGGAGATGAATGGATATGATCTAATACTAGCTGACAAACCAGATCTCCAATCCAAACATCTACCCCAGATTCTTGATATCAGAGAAAATGAATTTCCCTTAAACCATTTGTTTTATATCGATAATCTCCATCATTTGCCAACCGAAGCCAATTCTAGTTTTTTTCTCCCAAATCCAGTGGCCCCAATCAAACAGGGAGACCCTATCTCGTATTTTAGTTCCCCACTTTCTGAATGGGATTGGAACCAATCCACCATCCCTGGACGAATTCTTGTTTATGCAGGTAATTTAGGAAAAGAAGAATCAGAACAAATTGATAGGTATGTATTACAATTTCTAAATTCCAATGTTTACTCCGAAAAAACTAACATAAGTTCGGTGATCCGTATAGGAGGAACACCTCCCATAAACAAGGAAGTGCAGTATATCCAACGAGTTTCTTATATTGAATTTTTAAAACAAATTCAAAGATCTGAAGTTGTTCTTACCTACTTTGGCCAAACCATGATGGAATCTCTATCCAATGGTAAAAAAGTTTGTTTGTTAGGAATCACGCCAGTACATGAATCTTTGGGTAAATTTGCAGAAAAAGAATTAGGAATTCCTTACTTAGGATCTTTTTTTGAATTAAATGAAAACAATCAATTTCCCAAAGTTTTTCCTCATACAAAATTAAAATTAGTTCGCGATGCTCACTTAAAAATTTTGAAATGGTTAGAATCTATTTATGAAAGCTAA
- a CDS encoding tetratricopeptide repeat protein, with translation MKAKIQILFVCFILLLFSNPLLTQTEDKESIEINAKIELEKVSRNIINALRYGKFLLADTEWKKIQSDVYKSYPEYDYLNGSLLYSRMEWQEAKESLNKALKKEPNHEAASFLLGMIYAQEDSWAEAKDTWMETNQISPYNPFYHYNLGLAYFILKDYNNAIVSLNKSLEYKANYNEAKLILAKTYLELNETEKAKMELSTILEQDPKHIQASHLMGRVVYLLEKDPKKSLTYLKNQRVLGWREKKIYARCYFEIRKWKDAENLLRPIAYSPFADEYDQSFYLNLLLNLGYDERANDFFHFIQKQSQNESKIAEAYRMLLSSREGKDLLYHYFKLRY, from the coding sequence ATGAAAGCTAAAATACAAATTCTATTCGTCTGTTTTATTCTTTTACTATTCTCAAATCCATTATTGACTCAAACAGAAGATAAAGAATCTATCGAAATCAACGCAAAAATTGAACTCGAAAAAGTAAGTCGTAATATCATTAATGCACTACGTTATGGAAAATTTCTTTTAGCGGATACTGAATGGAAAAAAATTCAATCCGATGTTTATAAGTCCTATCCTGAATATGATTATTTAAATGGAAGTTTGTTATACTCGAGAATGGAATGGCAAGAGGCAAAAGAAAGCCTAAACAAAGCTCTCAAAAAAGAACCAAACCATGAAGCAGCAAGTTTTTTACTCGGTATGATTTATGCGCAGGAAGATAGTTGGGCCGAAGCAAAAGATACTTGGATGGAAACCAATCAAATTTCTCCATACAATCCATTTTATCATTACAACTTAGGTCTTGCCTACTTTATTTTAAAAGATTACAACAATGCCATTGTATCCTTAAACAAATCTTTAGAATACAAAGCTAACTATAATGAAGCAAAACTCATTTTAGCTAAAACCTATTTAGAACTAAATGAAACAGAAAAAGCCAAAATGGAACTTTCCACCATTTTGGAACAGGATCCCAAACATATCCAAGCTTCTCATTTAATGGGCCGCGTTGTATATTTACTCGAAAAAGATCCGAAAAAATCTCTCACTTATTTAAAAAACCAAAGAGTCCTCGGATGGAGAGAAAAAAAGATATATGCACGATGTTACTTTGAAATTCGTAAGTGGAAAGATGCGGAAAACCTACTTCGACCAATCGCCTACTCACCGTTTGCCGATGAATATGACCAAAGTTTTTATTTAAACTTACTTTTGAATTTAGGATATGATGAAAGAGCAAATGACTTCTTTCATTTCATCCAAAAACAATCGCAAAACGAATCAAAAATTGCAGAAGCGTACAGAATGTTACTCTCTTCCCGTGAGGGAAAAGATTTATTGTATCACTATTTTAAACTTAGATATTGA
- a CDS encoding response regulator transcription factor produces MKKQVYIVDDHPLVVDALQNLIAKSEDLECIGSADNIEKSFNDIEKLQPSLVLIDIQLKQNQNGLQLLKRLRTTFPNIAVIIISMLTDDTFVDRAFKLGAMGYVFKEDTTTQIVEAIHTVLKGDYFVSSSQATRLLGHLYRASQKDEKDPIDRLSNRELEVFLMIGEGMPVKEIAANMGLAPSTIETLRSRIKSKLSITENEKLIRVAVEWKYTQAKTDIVVS; encoded by the coding sequence ATGAAGAAACAAGTCTATATCGTTGATGACCACCCTCTTGTAGTAGATGCACTACAAAACCTAATTGCTAAATCGGAAGATTTAGAGTGCATCGGGAGTGCGGATAACATTGAAAAATCATTTAATGATATAGAAAAACTGCAACCAAGTTTGGTGCTCATTGATATCCAACTCAAACAAAACCAAAATGGTTTGCAGTTACTCAAACGACTTCGAACAACTTTTCCAAATATCGCCGTCATCATCATTAGTATGTTGACGGACGATACCTTTGTGGATCGTGCCTTTAAACTCGGCGCTATGGGTTATGTTTTCAAAGAAGACACCACCACACAAATCGTAGAAGCCATTCACACTGTGCTAAAGGGAGATTATTTTGTAAGTTCTTCCCAAGCCACGAGGCTGCTTGGACATTTATACAGAGCTTCCCAAAAAGACGAAAAAGATCCCATCGACAGATTGTCCAACCGAGAATTGGAAGTGTTTCTTATGATTGGAGAAGGGATGCCGGTCAAAGAAATTGCAGCCAATATGGGTCTTGCTCCTTCTACCATTGAAACTTTACGTTCTCGTATTAAATCCAAACTCAGCATTACAGAAAACGAAAAACTAATTCGTGTGGCTGTGGAATGGAAATACACACAAGCCAAAACGGATATCGTCGTTTCTTAA